The following DNA comes from Diceros bicornis minor isolate mBicDic1 chromosome 7, mDicBic1.mat.cur, whole genome shotgun sequence.
agagaggaaaggaggaagaaagggagggagagggaggaaggtggagagggagagaaggaaagaagacagCTCATGGCCTCTAGAAACTTGCAGCTTTATTGTAATTGATCAAAAAAGAGTTCCAACAAGTATAGGCTGTGAGGCAGAAAAGATATATTGTTTTGGCAAACTCAAAAAGAGAAAAGCTGAGTTAATCTGAAAAACGTCCTTGAAGGAATAAATCAGTGGCTCAGTCCACCTTCCCTACCACATGAGTGTTAGGACTCCCAAGAAACGCCTGATAGTAACTTTGCCCAGCGCACTATTTGGCAACAATCCTGTTATAAGAGTAGTGGATCTGAAGCAACTTCCTGAAGAATTTCAGAGAGGAATTGCCCTATACTTTATACCCTAGAAATGTGGAACACTTGAGTTAATACTTCCCTCAGAACCGATTTCACATCCTTGTTTCTCAAGGTATAAATCAAAGGATTAAGAGAAGGAGTGACAATATTTTTTAACACCTGAATAACAGAATTTAGCCAGGGGCTGGAAGCGGGCCTCAGATAGATGAGCATCACAGGTCTATAGAGCAAGAGGATTGAAACCTGGTGGCACTGCAGGTTGAAAAGGCTTCATTCATGCCTACCTTCAGAGAAGCTGATTTTCCATGTGGAAAGGAAAATGCAAACATAGGAAGTCAGCACAAGGAAAAACCATGTAAGACTCACAACATCCACATTAGTAAAGCTCTCTGTCTGAGCTAGAGAGGTGTCTGCACAGGCCAGGGGCAGTACTACTGAGATATCACAGAAGAAATTGTCTACCTAATTGGTCCACAGTAGGGTAACCTAAAGACAAGAAATGTGAGGATACTTCCATGTAGACAGCCACCCTATCAAGTACCCAATGTCAAGCTGGTACACATCTTGTGGTTTATGATAACTGTGTATTGCAACGGGTGACAAATAGTCACAAAGgggtcataggccatcacagtACAGAGGAAACACTCAGTACCACCCAGGAAGTTGTAAAAGAAGACGCAGGAGGCACAAGCCTGGTAAGAGATGGTCCGGCTTTATCTCATCAGATAGGACAATATTTTGGTGGAAACTACTGAAGGGAAAAATACGTCAAACACTGACAAGTTTCccaggaagaaatacatgggggtgtggaggttgGAGGAAACCAGAATGATGAGGAAGATGAGCAGGTTCCCCAGCAAGGTAATGAGGTAGAAGGCCAAAAACAGGGCAAATAGCATGTTCTCCATTCCTTCAGTATTAGGAATTCCCAACAGGATGAACTCCGTCACGGAAGTGTAGCTCTGCATGTTTACGCATCAAGCAGTCCTGGAAAAGCAAAGCAACAATCACGATATAAGCTCACAGATAACTGAGAAAATATCTTCCTAATAGAGTTATTTCCATCTAAGACAGTGGTTGCAAGCAAAAGAAGGccaaaagaggaaaaggagaccAGTACTAAATCTGGTTCTGCAGCTAAATAATGTGCCAAatttggcctcagttttctcatatgttaAATTAGATAGCAGAATAATGTGTCTTTACAGTTGGCAAAGCTCTTACAGTCATCAACTCTTATTGCCAGTTTTATGTAGTTTCTTCCAATCTGATTTTTCACCATACATACCATATATTTCAGAACCATCTTCTCCATGGAAAATTTGTCATCAGGTGACAACTTCATTTTAATATCAGCCAAGTCATAATTAGTTGGTAAATAGTCCAGTTAcccaaatatatgcatataaaagtGTGAACCTAAACAGAAATGATATACACTTACCtatttacttttactttcaaCAATACTCTTTCCATTCTgttgcatttatatttttaaacagtatACAATTTATATGTATAACTTGCTCATACACATACAGCAATCAGATTGAAACTAGAAGAAAGCAGTGTATAGGTAATAGAAATAACTACTACATCCCACTAGAAACATGTCTCTCCTCAGCTATACTTTATTTCTATACTACATATCTCACAAATGTAAATTTCAATGACATTAATGTTATTTAGCTTTATTAATTAATGTCAGTCATAGATAAACCTAAAAAAATCTCAATTATAATATCTAGAAAGCTGATATCTCCTTCTGTTCATTTGTATCCCATTTTATCTTAGCCCTCCATATGTTGTCACTGGATATAACTGATTTCCCTCTACCTGTGATCAATATTTGCTCATACAAAATAATCTGATAAATCTATTCATACTAATTTATAAATTGCTGATCTGTTACCACTTGctgtgttatttccatttttataggGATAAAGGCTTTTGCCATAGAGAAAAATCTCAATAAGCAGAATTAACAGCAAGAATGAAGAAGTGGAAGAGACAGGGGCTCTTCAAACCATTCTTGAAATCAATATGCATAGCCAGGCTGCTATATAAAGCTTGTCCTGCTCAAATGTTTGAATAGATGGTGATCCTGACAAAGATATAGACAGGAAGACAAAAACACTCCTTTCCAGCCCCGAAAGCAATTTAAACATTGAGATTGGGCAATCACAGTCAATTTAATCTCACAAACAGTCATTTTCTCTCTACCTTCTAGAAATATaaagattaacaaaataaagtattttcCCTCAAAGAGCTCATTCTACAGTTATATAAATCTGATTTCTCATCCTACTTCTGACTCTACCATTTGCTACCTCTGGGACCATAAGCatcttacttaacctctctgagtctcatctCCTGCAAAACAGATAATAATATTGTCTGCCTCATAAGGTCTTCGTGGAGATTGAATGAGATCCTGAGCATAAAATGCTTTGCTTAGTGCTTGGTACTCAGtagtaaatgtttaatattaGTTTAACAACAATCCTGATGCATATAAGACTATGATAATGTGGGTGATAATGTAGTAACAACAAAAGCATTGCAGATGTGATGAAGATATAATTAGAAATGGACATGAAAAGGGATCTGTGAGATTTGAAAAATGGGAGAGAGCATCATGGCGCAGCaagttccctttgtctctcccctctaagttacaaccagacAGACATCCGTTAACTAACAAAGGGCTCCCTGTACAGCACACCAGaacacctgagagatccatgcatctatacatctgacagtgggtggactggacctctgGGAGACAGTGGAATTAGGGGAGATGCCTTCTCCCCATCTAAAACATGAATCCTCAAACTGGTGCACATGCAAGTGAACAGAGGCTTCAGTGGCAGACATGGCACTCACAGCTGAGCCCCTGCCCGCCCCCCCCCTGCCCCGGGGCAGTGGCTGCACACATCCTGAGGATTTAGAACACAGAGTAGAGCCTGTGACCCAgccccctcttcctcccctggtAGTGGCACCAGTCTTTCTAGTACTGAGGACAGTTTCCAAAATGTGGATTTATCTGGCTGAAGCAGGGCATCTGACATCAGGTTTCAAAGCACACCAGTGCACACCAGTGACCAGAGGCTGCACAAGCAGCAATGACACTCACTTGTGGCTTAGCCCCTGCCTCCCCTAGGTGGTTGCAGGTGGCATACACATCCTGACCATTCAGGACACAGAGTGGAGCCTGtgacccagccccctcccctacCCCAAGCAGTGGTGCTGGTCTTTCTAGTAGTGGGGATAGTATACAAAATGTAGATTTCCCTGGCTAGAGTCGGGCACCCTGATCAGTGGTTTCAAAGCACACCAGTACACACCAGAGAACAGAGGCTGCACAAGCAGCAACTGAAAAACACTAGCATTGAATCAGAATATTACAGAATAATCTCCCTCCCTCAAACTTTACCACTATGCTAATAGGGCTCAATTATAGTAATAGTGGGTTACACCTGCAAGAGTTGCAGGACACAGATTCTCTTTGGGGAAGAACATTTAAGGATGCCTAAGGTAAACAGACTTGCAAAAACAGGacactagaggaatttgaagcctctgGTACCCGCAGCTACTACAAGCAGTAAACACAATCCAACTACTAGCCAAATTATCATAAATCctcacactaaaggcctatttacctcagttcctcTTACCTTATACAACATGACCAGCTTTCAACAGAAAATTACAAGCACACTAAAGGCAAGAATAAACAGTCTGAAGAGATAAAGTACTCATCAGAACCATTCCcagatatgacacagatgttggaattatcagatagagaatttaaaacaactatgattaatatgttaagagCTGCTAATGAAAAAGTAGACACAGAAGAACaaatgggtaatgtaagcagagagataaaaACTCTAATatagaatcaaaagaaaatgctaaaaataaaaaacattgtaATGGAAATGGAGAATGTCTTTATGGGTTCAAGATTTGTCCCAATTGCCAACAAGTCTTGGGTAAGTTTCAAGTCATGCCAGCTGGGTAGAAGTGAATTTGTAATGGCAGGGGATTCTTGTAGGCTACCACTACCATCTTTGAGCATAAGGTAAAGTACATCAGTAATCCTTGTATTCCACTCAGTGCTGAGTAGAACTTTGTAAAGCATCTGACAGTGATGTTTAATGAATATACAGCAGGCTGCCTATTATGAAATTGCTCTCTGTTTTGATTTTTAGAGTTTTTCCCACCTGGGAATGTCTAGGCACACTTCATTAATGATTTCAAATATTATGATACCACATCATCAAATATGTGAATATACAGCCAGCGTCAGTCTTTAGAGGAGTAATAGAAAGTCTCATATGTCATATCCGTTAATATTAGAGTCCTTGTTTTCATTTATATCTAATGATCTTAAGTGCTATCATTAGGGTGTCTCACCACTTCAGACTTGTTGCTGCACAAATTTcaatcatattttcaaaattctattATGGCTTTCTACTGTCCCTGATGACTGTGACTAATAGAGCGGTACTGAATCTTTAGGGTTTCACAAATGTCTCTTTTGATCTAATATGCATGCCCCCCCTAGTCACTTTTGATAGTATGGGTATccaaaatacagtcatgtgccacaaaaCAACAGTCAAAAAAGggccacatatatgacagtagtcccataaggttagtactatatagcctagatgtgtagtaggatatactatctaggtttgtctaagaacgctctatgatgttcacacaacaacaaaattgcctaataatatatttctcagaatttattctgttgttaagcgatgcatgaccaTATGAGAATAAAGTcccttgaaaacattttgctgaTGATAACTTTGTATAAGGATATGATAATTCCCATTTTGAAAATATCCTCCCATTCTACCAAGGAGGAGGAGATATGcttttgtcttaatttttccCACAGTGaggaaaataaagtcacattGTAAACATTTAACACTTGAGTGCAGTCCACCTAACACATCCTCATCTCCACCAAGGGACACTGTATCCTTGCACCTTCTGGCGTGCTAGTGCTTGGGGAGGGGCAGGTCCTGGCCAATATGTATGAATGGTCTGGACATTGAGATTATCAGAGAATAAAAAGGAATGTGGAATGCTTTGGATTTAGTCTCTTGTGTCCAAAGTATCTTCTCATTAGCACTAAAAGACTCAAGATGCATTATGATTTGGCCTGGAAAACATAAGCTCTGTGAATTTGGTGTTAATTATTATGAGTTATGTAGTTGGAGCAAGGCTTTGTTAtctgtatatttaattttatttattttcagatggCAATTCACTCTACTACCTAATCTGTGTTAGATGCCATGTTCTTTACCATGGTACTTCATATATACTTTGCGACcttctaaaattcatttgtttactTATGTGTTTCCCATTGGACACTGACGTTCCGCAACACAAATACTGTCTTGACGTACGAATCTCTTGTGCCATAAACAGAGTAGTGACTTAACTAAATTTGTTGAAGGAACTATTGAATTGATTAATTAATTGAGGGAGCAGGATTGAATTGATGAACAAGTATCAACATTGGGATCATTATAAAAGTTACCCTATTTATGCTAGATTTGACCCAGATTCTTTCTATGTTAGTTATTTACTTCTTATAATTTAGCTATTTACTTCTACAATTTAAGAATCTTTTCAACTGCTAGttaattcagaatatatagctgCAAGAAATCATGCCATTACCAAACAATGTTTTGAAAATTCAGCTCAACAAGGGAAGGACAGCACTAACCATGAGCCTCAGTGGACAAGTTCAGTACTCCAGAGCCGCTATTTCAAAGAGAATACATCAAAATATGGCACAATGTGATGAAAGATTTGGTCAGATTTCATCGTGTGGAATGCAAACATCAATgctgaattattttattcttttctattttccccTTTTGAAAATAGTGATAACTGATAACTGATAACTTTTAGAGCATAATAATGACACAATGAAGTGTTTACAAAATAAAGTTGTCCTTATTATTATTTGGTAATGCAAAGGATTCATTATTGAAGTATTAAAATTAtccatcatttttctttattttccagagGTTTTTCATACCATCCTACCTCCCTCATCTTTTTCTGTTTATCTCTTCTGTTACACCTTTTTCAATTGCTTGAAGAGGAATGTATGAGGAAGGATTATGGGCAGATCTTCTGAGTTTTGGAGTGCTTTGTATTGGGCCAATTACAGCACATAAGAGACAAATgttgaagaagaaggaaaacaaagtttGGTTTTAGTCATACAGAAATTGATGTAATAGTTTTATCTCCAAATTGAAATGTCTAACAAAGTAAAGTTATTAGTGATTGGAATAAGGAATACAGGAAGTGCATGGATAGGAAGAGTTGGCGTCTGTTTAGGAATGAGATCTAATATCCCGAGTGTGGATCGGAAATTGGGTCCCTCAAAAAGTATGTAGAcatatttggaaatgaaaaaagTCTGCAGCAGGGAGAATATtctaaagaaaacaaagcaagatTTATATATGTGGATATTACAGGGCTAAGACAGGATTTTTCCTTGAAGATTCACCAGCTTAATGTGGAGCACATAAGTACACAGACAGGATGATACATTTAGAATCTAATTCAGTCGGAGGTAGAGTAGACAGGTACTTTTCACAGTCTATGGAAAAaaatgtagtttaaaaaaaaatcctatatttgagatacaaaatggaaaaatctgTGCTTTGTTATTTCAACGATTATTGATGTTCATTGATATTGTCTTGATCCCCAAAGACAGAAAGTTCCTGAAATTCAGGGATAGCAATGTAGGGTAGAATTTAACACCATGGGTTTTGAAGCCAGATGGTCTGGGATTAAACCTTGACCATATTCCTCACTAACTGTGAATAGTAAGTAATCTaaccttcctcaattttttcttctcatataaAACgttacctatctcatagggttctTACAAAGATTGACTTATAAAGTCTCTAGCATATCCCAAGCTCAATAGTGTTACTATTTTTGCCTCTGAATTATTCTGGAATAATTTAATTTGgcataattttaatgttttatgtatttaattataGTTAAATTCCTTGAAAACTAGTAAAATGGGAATACCAAATTTATCAAAATAGTTAATTAATCAGAATGATTACATTGTCAATAATAGTGTTAATCATGACAGTAATTTATGGTCAGTGACTTAAGGAAAGCTACATCGTGCATCTCCAAAAATACTGTGTTAGTGGGTAGGGATCATTGAATAATTTGTAAACATAATGATTCTGAGAATCAGGCTATCTCGCTGGTGGGCCCAGGTGTGAATTTAGAAACTTTAATTAAGAATTTATTATAAATCAGTATCACTCAAAGCACTTTTATTTCTagtagctcatttaatcttcataacagtattttgaaaatggatcttttacagatgggaaattgaggtacagagcataaaattatttctaggcTTATTTGAGCCAGTATTTGAGCCAATTTCATTTGCATGCCATTATAGCACATCATCCATTACATGTCGATGGCCACCACTATGAGCTACGTATCTATGCATTAGGGTGTTTTGTCTTTACCAGGtcttaattttcaaatttatagaagaaatatgtttaaatccCATGATAACCAGTTacttaattatattttcatttctccactCTCTAAATAAGAAACACCATTGGCCCCAGCCTGCAATGTGGGGTGTCCCTGTCCCAGAGCAGCTTGTAGTTTGGTTTAGCTGAATTTTCAAGACTCTAAGATGGTGAGAGAAGATCTATCTGGGCAACACGACCAGCTACCACCATCTGTAGTAAAAGGATCCAGCATAGAATGGTTCTGTGCTAAATACGGGCAGGTCAGGTAGCACAGGTATTCAAGGTGAAAATATGTAATGCTGACTAGAGGTATTTGCTGATAACTTTGGCCTGATTCAACTTATCAAAGCTGAGGAGCTGCAGGGCTCTTGCAAGGTGAGGATTGTTCCCAGTTACTGAAAGGAGCATGTCAGAGCCACAACTTGTCTTAGCAGACTCACCTAGAGAGAGAGCCATCTGTTCAGAAGAAGTTCAGAACTCTTTCAATGTGAGAGCAATTAAGAGGGTCAAGATGTGCTAGAGAAGAGGGGTAGTCACCTTgggacccacacacacacacacacacagagtgactaaaagaattgaaaaggcagctgcacagctgCAACCACGAGTAAATGACATCTGATATTTGTTGCTATTCTTGAACAGTATCCACATGATTCTAAATTCCCAAGTTTATAATCAGTGTATATAAGACATAACCAAAAAAATGCATATTATCAACTTAGATATACGAATAACTCAATCCTCTGTATCTGAAATCCAgtcagaatatttttcttaaaaaagataaaaacaatgttatatgtcaattatatgtaaataaaactggaaaaaaggtaaaataaatctATTATAGAGAAATGGGTCGATAGATCAAAATTTAAGCATGTTCATcgtaaataataaatttaattgtgatttttttaaattccttagaAAATTTGTGAAAAAAATATTCCTGAGTGGGTGGTTTTGGATAACATTTAACAATAGGAAGTACACATGCAATAATTCATATGTTGATGATTAATTTAtatcactaatttttttaaaaatgagcatatCTACATTGAGCATTTATTTGCTCTCAGAATATGCTACTTTGTCCTTTAGCTTCACCAGAGCTTTCCTCACGTCCTTGTTCCTCAGGGTGTACACCACGGGATTTAGAAGGGGCATCAGCACAGTGTAGGAAACTGCCACAACCCCATCCACAGCATCCCTGGAGCCTGGCCTCAGGTAAATGAAGACACAcggaaggaagaaacaaaggacCACAATGCGGTGAGAGGCACAGGTCTGAAAGGCTCTGCACCTCCCCTCTGAGGTGTGGATCTTCAGGATGGAACAGACAATGGACACATAGGACAGCACTATCGGGAGAAAGCAGCCCAAGGCCATTACCCCAATGTTGACAAAGATCACCATCTCATCGGCAGAGGTGTCTGCACAGGCCAATTTGAGGATGGGCGGCGCATCACAGAAGTAATGCTGGATCTGGTCAGGCCCACAGAAGGGCAAACAGAACATCAGTGTGGTCTGGACAGCAGAGTGCAGAGAGCCACTGAGCCATGTGCTTGTGGCCAGGAGGGTACACGTTCTCACACTCATCATGCTGGTGTACCTGAGCAGGTAACTGATGGCCAGGTAGCGGTCATAGGACATGACTGTGTAGAGGAAACCCTCGGTGCTCCCCAGGAAGTGGAAGGAGTAGAGCTGGGCCACACAGCTGTGAAAGGAGATAGCCCTGCCTCTTGGGGAGACCAAGGTCATCAGCATTTTGGGCACAGTGACTGTGGAGAGCCACATGTCAATGAAGGACAGGTTGGTCAGGAAgtagtacatgggggtgtggaggtgggaaTTCACCATGATCACCAGCAGCATGAGGAAGTTCCCCACCACAGTGAGTACATAAATCACCAAGAAGATTCCAAAGAGGGGGGTGTCCAGCGCTGGTGCATGGGGAAGGCCCATGAGGATGAATGTTGTCATGAGGCTCACATTTGTCATTTTTCCACACCTTTGTTCCCTCTCCCTGTGAGAATATAAAAAACACCCAACATTTAAATGAGAGCTGAGAACCCATTCTCTATGTGGTGACTGCATCATTCATGGTAGAAAATTTTGGATTTATACTCATCTTTGCTTATCACAAAGCTTCTTTGGTAAAGGCGATGCAATGATTTCATCATCTGTCTttcgcatacacacacacaaatagaggcATACACAGATGT
Coding sequences within:
- the LOC131407868 gene encoding olfactory receptor 10G9-like, producing the protein MTNVSLMTTFILMGLPHAPALDTPLFGIFLVIYVLTVVGNFLMLLVIMVNSHLHTPMYYFLTNLSFIDMWLSTVTVPKMLMTLVSPRGRAISFHSCVAQLYSFHFLGSTEGFLYTVMSYDRYLAISYLLRYTSMMSVRTCTLLATSTWLSGSLHSAVQTTLMFCLPFCGPDQIQHYFCDAPPILKLACADTSADEMVIFVNIGVMALGCFLPIVLSYVSIVCSILKIHTSEGRCRAFQTCASHRIVVLCFFLPCVFIYLRPGSRDAVDGVVAVSYTVLMPLLNPVVYTLRNKDVRKALVKLKDKVAYSESK